Part of the Oscillospiraceae bacterium genome, CACACGGGCATTGGGAAGGTCGTCGGAGAATTCCTCCGTCATAATATTCAATGCCTGTGTCGACTTTGCATCTTTCGGCAGATAATCCTTTAAATCATAATTGACGGTTACCAGTCCGGTGAGGATGCCACATGCGGCGGTGATAAGGATGAACAGGGTAATAATACTTTTTTTGTATTTCGTGATAGAATTTGTGAATTTGCTCATATTTGACCTCTAAAAATAAATAAACAAAATGTTTAAAAACAGATTATCTGTTGCAAAACATCTACATATCTAGTATAATAACAGTAAGATGCATAGTCAACAAACAGATATTTAAAAAATGTTTGTTGTTAAACTTTTTAAACGTATCTGTTCGATAACCGACAAATCACATAAAAATTTTTCCGGAGGACGCGAAATGAAAAATGGAAAAGACGATCGCAGGGTGAAATACACCAAAATGGTCCTGAAAGATAGTTTTATCAAATTACTTGAAAAAAAAGACATCTCGCAGATTACAATCAAAGAAATTTGTGAAAATGCCGACATAAACCGTGCCACCTTTTATGCGCACTATAACGATCAATACGATTTAATGCGCAAGATGGAGGAGGAACTGCTTGAAAATGTCAGCTTCTATCTGAGTGATTACATGCAGAGCAAGCCGAATGTCGATCTTGTCGGCATGATCGAAAAGATTCTGGAGTACATCAAAGAAAACGCCGAATTGTGCAAACTGCTTTTAGGCGAGCGGGGCGATTTGGATTTTCAAAAGCGCATCATGATGTTTGTCTATGACAAAAATCTGAGCCAGCTTATCAGCAACGAAGCCATTGAAAAGGAAGACACGGATTATATTTATGCCTTTACAATTACCGGTTGTGTCGGTATGATTCAAAAATGGCTTGAAGGGGATATGAAAAAGACCGCTCGATCGCTTGCCGAAATGTTGGTCAAAATTACAAAAGGTGTTCCGAACTCCTATTTAAAATCAGATGAGCAAATCAGAAAGCCGCGTAAAGAATTGTAAAACTATAAAGTTTAAAAACAAAATAAAATTTGGCGTTTCATCAAATAAAATTCATAATTACAACAAAATAATATAATGAATACTGAATAAAATAAAAACCGAAGACGAGGGAACCATGCGTTTTCAGAAGGATGGCAATTTCATGAGAATCGCCTTAGTTCCCGCATACCAACCTGAACAGCTGCTCGTGAGTTTGACAGAGCGGTTGAAACAGTCTGGTTTTAAAACAGTAGTTGTTGACGACGGCAGCGGCGATCAATACGGACAAATTTTTTCAACCGCGGGAAAACACGCCGTTGTTTTGGCACACGAGAAAAACAAAGGAAAAGGCAGCGCCTTAAAAACCGGGTTAGCCTATATACAAGAGACATTCCCGCAAAACAGCGTCGTGGTGACGCTGGACGCGGATGGACAACACAAAGTTGAGGACGCCATTCGTGTATGTGAAAAAGCGGAAGCGGACGACAACTGCCTGGTTTTAGGCTGCCGGTCACTGAAAAAAATGCCGTCGCGCAGTCGCTTCGGTAATACCGTTACGCGGTTTGTATTTCATATGTCTACCGGTGTCAAGGTCGGCGATACTCAGACCGGACTACGGGCTTTTTCAACAAAGTTGATCCCTTTTATGCTTCAAATCGAAGGTGAGCGGTATGAATATGAGATGAATATGCTGCTGGAATGTTCAAGAAACGATGTCCCGTTTCGGGAAGTTGAGATTGAAACGATCTATTTCGAAAACAACGCCCATTCCCATTTCAGTACAATCAAGGATTCCTATCGGGTCTACCGCGATATTTTTAAATTCGCCGCTTCATCGTTTACAGGGTTCCTGATAGACTACGGCTTGTACAGTTTGCTGGCCACATTGACTGCGGGATGGGTCATCGGCATTCCGTTCTCCAATATCACGGCGCGGATCGTGAGCGCGAGTGCCAATTTCGCTATCAACAAGCATTATGTCTTTAAGAGCAAAGACAGTGTGGTCAAGACCGGTGCACAGTATTTTATCCTCGCCGCCTGCATTATGTTGTGCAATACGGCGCTGCTGACCCTCATGGTGAACGTTATCGGAATCAATCGCTATGCGGCAAAGATTTTCACGGAGATTACATTTTTTGTTTTCAGCTGGACCATTCAGCGGTTTGTCATATTCAAAAAAAATAAACGTGTCAGTGAAACGGTGAAATAATTTATGTTCAAAAAATCTTTCAAATGGGCCATTATTTATTCAATCGCATTAGTCTCGTTCACGCTGTATGCCGTTCTGGATACCTTTGTGATTCCGAGAACTTATGCCGTCGTGGGGACGAGTTTGCAGACGACAAGCATATCCCCATATTCTGCGGTATATTCAGCGATATCGGAAAACACAGCGGTAGTATCTGAGGCCTCATCTGCGTCTGTTGCATCGGTTGATTCGCAGAACAATTCACAGGAAAACACATCCTCCGACTCTGTGTCATCAGAATCCGTCACAACCTCTGTAACACCGGTTATCACCGACAATTCCTATCAGGATGCGAATATCAGCATCACAATCACCCAGTACCGCGAATATGACACTGACATCTATGTCGCGGATGTTCAGGTATCCGACGTCAGTTATCTAAAAACGGCATTTGCGCAGGGGATTTACGGGCGGAATGTGACCGAGAAGACCTCAACGATTGCGGCGGAAAACAATGCGATTCTGGCCATCAACGGTGACTACTACGGCGCTCAAAATAACGGATATGTTCTGCGAAACGGCGTTTTATACCGCAGCACCGCTTCAGACTCCTCACAGCAGGATCTTGTGATCTATGCGGATGGTTCTTTCGGTATCATCACCGAGGGGCAGACAAGCGCACAGGAACTGCTGCAGAGTGGGGCAATCCAGGTGCTCTCGTTCGGTCCGGCGCTGATTGAAAACGGCAGCATCGCCGTGAGTAAAAACGAGGAAGTCGATAAGGCCATGACCTGCAATCCCCGAACGGCAATCTGTATGATAGACAATTTGCACTATCTGCTGGTGGTTGCGGACGGCAGGACCAGCGCAAGCACCGGATTATCTCTTTACGAGATGGCACAATTTTTAAAAACTCTCGGTGTCCAAACGGCTTATAACCTCGACGGCGGCGGCTCTTCGACGATGGTATTCAATGGGGAAGTTATCAATAACCCTACGACAAACGGCAATAGAATCACCGAAAGGAGTGTGAGCGACATTGTCTGCATCGGCTATTGAATATAAAACGGCAAGAATCAAAAAGACCTTATGGGTCTATATCGGAATTACAGCGTTCTGCGCATTCTTCAGTGCGGTTTATGAACATTTCAGTCACGGCGTCAATTCTAACGCGATGATTTGGCTGTTCGCCTATCCGTTCGTCGGCGGCGTACTGATGTTCGGGCTGCTCGGGTTGATTAAAAAAGCGCCTTTTCCGGGGCGCGTGAGTTATAATCTCTATAATTCGGGTATCGCGACATTGGCGGCCGGCAGTTGCTTTACAGGGGTTCTTGAGATCTATGGAACGACTTCAAACCTGTCGGCTGTATATTGGATTGCGGGGATTTTTCTGACCGGTATCGGCATCTTGCTGTATTTGATTAAAATTTTGATATATTCGCAATGAGCGTTTGATATTGTTCTTTGGTCAGCATGGCGTTGACGAATTCGAGCAGGGCATTTGAACCGATGCGTGCCGGAAGTCCGGCGGCAATGGTAAATGCCCTGCGTTTCTGTACGCTGTCAGGTCTTCCAACAAGCCCGTCAGCATATAGATCGGCCTTGGTCAGCGTTTGGAGTGGTTCGATGCGGTCAGAGGCGAACGGCGTAAGGATTTCTTCCAAAACGGAAACGCTGATTCCCTCGACACCCAGTTTTCCCTCTTTAGAAGAGACCTGTTTGCGTTTTTCTTTGCCGAATACGTCGGGAATATAGGCATGTTTAACTTTTTCTTTCGCAATTCGCCCGTTGATGAAAGCGCGCAGTTTAAAACCCGCGGCGTCGGAATCAGTCAGCACCAATAATCCGCGTTTATCGGCTAACGAACGCAGCGCATCGATTTTCTCATCGTCTGTAAATACCGAAAAGCCGTCAAGTGTGACGATGTTAGCATCGGTCACGCTTTGCAGTTTGATTTTATCGTATTTCCCCTCGACAAGGATGATTTCATTGATGTGAACCATATCAAGCGGGCACCGAGCACAGATCGGCTACGAGCTTGACCAGCACCGTTTCATAATCGGCTTTGGCGCTCTTACAAAAACGGTCGGCGTCCAAAGCGAGATTCAAGCATTCCAAAGCATAGCCGCCGCGCAGCCGGTTGGCCTGATTCCATGCGCGTTCAAAGCGGAAGGCCTGCCGATCTGGATAGCCGAAATCCTTTGCCGCCTGGGGCAGGGGAATGCCGTTTTTTTGTGCAACGGCGGCTTTTTGTAAATCGGTGAATCCGCTGACGATTGCGGCGATAACTTCGATAGGCTTCGCGCCGTTTTCGAGCAGCGTGTTCAGCTTTTTTACGGCGATTTGATTGTTTTTGGTAATCAGATTGCGTACAAGATCGAAAACCGATTCTTCAAACGTCAGGTTGATAAAAAACTCGGCGTCGGCTTGCGTGACCATACCGCCTGCGGCATAGGCGCCCAGTTTGGCGCATTCGTTTTCAATCTGCTGCATGTCCTGTCGGCAGAGCTCGATGATCTTATAACAAACAAAATTTTCTGCGTCGGCGTTGTATTTGGCCAGTTCGGATTTGACAAACCGTACGAGGTCACTCTTTTTACGTGCGGTCAAATAAACCGCCGTGCCGTTTTTATCGGCGAGCGTGGCCAGTTTTTTCATGCGTGGTTGTTTCTCGGTCACGTCGTCTGCGGTGACGATGATCAAAACGGAAGACGGTGGCAAATCCTGAATTACAGCAGTCAGCGTCTCAAAATCCTCGGAAGTCATTGCATCAGGCGCAAGCCCGGTTAAAACCGCGACGCGATAGGAAGACATTAGCGGAAAGCTTTGCAGGCAGTCAACCAACTCGTCCATCACCAAAAACGGCGCATCGAACGGGCTGAAATCGATCTGCCGGGCTTCCTCGGTCAGATATTTTGCGGTCAGTGTCTTGACATACCGGTCCTTTAAAAATTCCTCGTCACCGAAAAACAGCCAAAAGTTCGGTGTGCTTTCCGCTTTTATCAGTTTATTTAATTCAACTTCCGATTCGATCCGCATGTGTTCTCCTGTTCAGTTCCAAAAATTTTCCGCACCGACAAAGAGTCCGTTCGGCCCGGTTCTGACGATCATCAGTTCGTCCTGCGGTATGATATTGCCGGTTTCCGGTGAGTCCGCGACGGTAAAAAGTGTTACGCAGTCGGGGTAATATTCACATTCTCCATCTAAAATAAAGCAGTAATCGTAATATTTTTGGGGGGCATTCGGGTTGCCGCCGATCAGAATCGCACTTTGATCATCGGTCAAAATTTCGACATAAAATCCGTTTTCAAACAGGTAAATCTCATAGGTGCCGTGACCGTAACAGTCAAGCGAGATGTGGTCTGTGATCAGCGTTTCGACTTCCTCGTCGGTCGGTTCAAAAGCGGCAATTGTCTGTGCCGGGAGCAGATTTAATAACACTTCGGGTTTGACGGCATAAACCGACTGGGGACTGGGTAGAACGAGCAGCAAATTTGCATTTTTACTGTACTTTTTTATATGCGATGCAAGTTCCTCTTTGGCGTAAGTGTCGTTTCCGCACCCGATAATAATATACCCCACGCCGTCTCGGATTGCAAGCGAACTGCCGTCTTCGTTGGAATAAATCGCCGTCGTCACGGCCTCGTAATTCAGGAGGATTTGTCCGAAAACCCCACCGCTTATAACCAACACAGCACAAACAATACACAACAGAGTCTGTTTTCGGATGATCCCCGTAATCATGCAGATCACAATACCGAGAAGCGCAATGACCACCGCGAACGATAAAATCCGATAGCCGGACGGCAGGGTCGAAAAGGGCAGGGCGGCAATTTTTTTCACGACGAAGTAAAAGATA contains:
- a CDS encoding TetR-like C-terminal domain-containing protein, whose amino-acid sequence is MKNGKDDRRVKYTKMVLKDSFIKLLEKKDISQITIKEICENADINRATFYAHYNDQYDLMRKMEEELLENVSFYLSDYMQSKPNVDLVGMIEKILEYIKENAELCKLLLGERGDLDFQKRIMMFVYDKNLSQLISNEAIEKEDTDYIYAFTITGCVGMIQKWLEGDMKKTARSLAEMLVKITKGVPNSYLKSDEQIRKPRKEL
- a CDS encoding bifunctional glycosyltransferase family 2/GtrA family protein → MRIALVPAYQPEQLLVSLTERLKQSGFKTVVVDDGSGDQYGQIFSTAGKHAVVLAHEKNKGKGSALKTGLAYIQETFPQNSVVVTLDADGQHKVEDAIRVCEKAEADDNCLVLGCRSLKKMPSRSRFGNTVTRFVFHMSTGVKVGDTQTGLRAFSTKLIPFMLQIEGERYEYEMNMLLECSRNDVPFREVEIETIYFENNAHSHFSTIKDSYRVYRDIFKFAASSFTGFLIDYGLYSLLATLTAGWVIGIPFSNITARIVSASANFAINKHYVFKSKDSVVKTGAQYFILAACIMLCNTALLTLMVNVIGINRYAAKIFTEITFFVFSWTIQRFVIFKKNKRVSETVK
- a CDS encoding phosphodiester glycosidase family protein; the protein is MFKKSFKWAIIYSIALVSFTLYAVLDTFVIPRTYAVVGTSLQTTSISPYSAVYSAISENTAVVSEASSASVASVDSQNNSQENTSSDSVSSESVTTSVTPVITDNSYQDANISITITQYREYDTDIYVADVQVSDVSYLKTAFAQGIYGRNVTEKTSTIAAENNAILAINGDYYGAQNNGYVLRNGVLYRSTASDSSQQDLVIYADGSFGIITEGQTSAQELLQSGAIQVLSFGPALIENGSIAVSKNEEVDKAMTCNPRTAICMIDNLHYLLVVADGRTSASTGLSLYEMAQFLKTLGVQTAYNLDGGGSSTMVFNGEVINNPTTNGNRITERSVSDIVCIGY
- a CDS encoding DUF4093 domain-containing protein; translated protein: MVHINEIILVEGKYDKIKLQSVTDANIVTLDGFSVFTDDEKIDALRSLADKRGLLVLTDSDAAGFKLRAFINGRIAKEKVKHAYIPDVFGKEKRKQVSSKEGKLGVEGISVSVLEEILTPFASDRIEPLQTLTKADLYADGLVGRPDSVQKRRAFTIAAGLPARIGSNALLEFVNAMLTKEQYQTLIANISKF
- the holA gene encoding DNA polymerase III subunit delta, with the translated sequence MRIESEVELNKLIKAESTPNFWLFFGDEEFLKDRYVKTLTAKYLTEEARQIDFSPFDAPFLVMDELVDCLQSFPLMSSYRVAVLTGLAPDAMTSEDFETLTAVIQDLPPSSVLIIVTADDVTEKQPRMKKLATLADKNGTAVYLTARKKSDLVRFVKSELAKYNADAENFVCYKIIELCRQDMQQIENECAKLGAYAAGGMVTQADAEFFINLTFEESVFDLVRNLITKNNQIAVKKLNTLLENGAKPIEVIAAIVSGFTDLQKAAVAQKNGIPLPQAAKDFGYPDRQAFRFERAWNQANRLRGGYALECLNLALDADRFCKSAKADYETVLVKLVADLCSVPA